The following are encoded together in the Macrobrachium rosenbergii isolate ZJJX-2024 chromosome 21, ASM4041242v1, whole genome shotgun sequence genome:
- the LOC136850260 gene encoding protein N-terminal asparagine amidohydrolase-like, whose amino-acid sequence MVILIDGSPLDKVPDSISEFYQVHQSVAAKWSSFASQNNILVQEEYSLYVAQGEFAVVPASDAKVKYIGSDDATTCHIVIIRHKSGTVCVAHFDGSKNEEAAVNTMVSKVFQIEGSVDPLELYVVGGYVPEEESREAKKNESESLSLKILGLFMRHKCQFNLILWCTCSLNTTQGASGPKPIVYGMAVHLSSGAVFPATFKSHDPDLPLRSASRWMGDHTVACDLYDYKTGTITIKPFTYTDVDHFAFYLKLSDQVLLNNFSTSPKVEPPSFCHDLREVFRVFVTHPNPDVTLFPSHKPKCYYMNDSGLWHLLKE is encoded by the coding sequence ATGGTTATTCTTATTGATGGCAGTCCTTTAGATAAGGTTCCTGATTCCATTAGTGAATTTTATCAGGTCCATCAAAGTGTAGCTGCTAAGTGGTCTAGTTTTGCTAGTCAGAATAATATTTTGGTACAGGAAGAATATAGTCTGTATGTCGCACAAGGGGAGTTTGCTGTTGTCCCTGCAAGCGATGCTAAGGTCAAGTACATAGGATCTGATGATGCTACCACATGCCATATTGTCATTATAAGACATAAATCGGGGACCGTTTGTGTAGCGCATTTTGATGGGAGCAAAAATGAAGAAGCAGCAGTTAACACAATGGTATCTAAAGTATTTCAAATTGAGGGCAGTGTAGATCCTTTAGAATTATATGTGGTTGGTGGGTACGTCCCTGAAGAAGAAAgtagagaagcaaaaaaaaatgagtcTGAAAGTCTGTCTTTAAAAATATTAGGGTTGTTCATGAGACACAAGTGTCAGTTTAATCTTATTCTTTGGTGTACTTGTTCTTTGAATACCACACAAGGAGCTAGTGGACCAAAACCAATAGTGTATGGTATGGCTGTTCACCTTTCTAGTGGGGCAGTATTCCCAGCAACCTTTAAATCACATGATCCAGATTTGCCACTAAGGTCAGCATCACGTTGGATGGGGGATCACACAGTTGCTTGTGATCTCTATGACTACAAGACGGGGACCATAACCATTAAGCCTTTTACTTATACAGATGTTgatcattttgctttttatttgaaaCTTTCAGACCAAGTTTTGCTAAATAATTTCTCCACATCCCCCAAAGTGGAACCCCCTTCTTTTTGTCATGATTTAAGAGAAGTATTCAGAGTGTTTGTGACCCACCCAAATCCTGATGTTACTTTGTTTCCAAGTCATAAACCAAAGTGTTACTATATGAATGATAGTGGGTTGTGGCATTTATTGAAAGAGTGA